The following proteins are encoded in a genomic region of Chaetodon auriga isolate fChaAug3 chromosome 8, fChaAug3.hap1, whole genome shotgun sequence:
- the plekhg4b gene encoding pleckstrin homology domain-containing family G member 4B isoform X2: MLSLGKMHSRAKSRSCDNYLSIKDAESLDNCIQSTLSALYRPFSATAATVLWQLFSVVERQYRGDGLRCLIDFLLPAKRILQIIQQETCVRFRGLLFYHEGWPLCIHDKVTLQLAPLHKVRLKQGDFYLQIVPLGRKTAKLVIKCLSASGQAITEIPIAESMYGSVFTAEFLQNVTRDRNLHPLQNCLLTTGTAVYRTPWKNVVNPLFVSSMSDPIMQAHCSRGGFRGHLSTCSTSGSTGTLDSHRSSRESLHSQGADSIFSEPTSPNHMDPSSETHRVRAQETATPIIKIERSTEECGTGQGTGDSGGRERAPGSKMLSFSTDLSNPGLRHRLPRDSVAFESRRLFRKSYMEALQNPMSLGSSSESILEESPEHSAGLRERTVTPGSSPDTRTSSRELLSRRLGSRGWLSGDDSRPSTPLLYLQRGLRSAERRAERRSKSLERTNKAGQVKGHRERSSSGGSVSISPKKLMNGYALRFGKLDVEAAFPGSERRSSKEESGQRGDTISSESRRHRHSGEELHSPKAANGTAMRLASVSCSSYERNSTLARLVSDVNQELLTSGAVILPGNMDRSGRAVLQVCTRAQVWAGESCTVNDLTCLLGYYYHTLRKERRDQGLSVVIDSRRQQPVPALLSSLSELQALVPNALYSILFLVDKEAAAKPERDINVQTETLSSLKALLKHIDQTQLTRDLEGTFHYDHNHWIHFRQKIEPFASSCSAAISSLQESISTLSNSSNLKTSKEVSEVMEQQRDLMKCVLEDTRLNRLRLEGGTVLARIRREEACENENYRDAVDMLNALYNQVDEEVHKLVILSNKSQKQLENLLEVRKFEEQTQQVKLWFSGEGEKQLTPLESLTLSAAKIKEMRESLEQFLEESVHQQRHGLQLVKESPESLPGSVLLDFKQHLGSILSRVERRKAQLDILTNLYEFYDSANQWMEHCKDYFHHLSLDSTGVSLSSSVVQILQDYYAEASKFSMDNFSTLNDMVISLESPQQLQQWNTVWHKCQQTKQQLEEALARATTAAPISTAGDPVTAESQTASPELHGANACVLLPGAITPLPFEDNKPHSAEPFSKSPTSSVSSSSHFIFPTDCDSKLRQSPSMFDDTDSDCTVDSTISCQSEPVYSGAARLRKQPMKKIMKKTMSYELTPRDSGHSDVSHIHGYTGVYIKGLEVANNVSAEKKLQRPDVTSPALGRSSSMSTPSRVHVRRSDGDGKKQSSKVQHIMDEMISTEREYVRSLSYIIEHYFPEMERLDLPQDLRGKRSIIFGNVEKLWDFHSQYFLKDLESCAHSPLSISSCFLRHEDQFGMYALYSKNKPQSDALLSSHGNEFFKNKQMELGDKMDLASYLLKPIQRMSKYALLLKDLIKECSQSQEQELSDLRTAEEMVKFQLRHGNDLLAMDAIRGCDVNLKEQGQLRCQDEFIVWCGRRKYLRHVFLFEDLILFSKTKKIEGGYDIYIYKQSFKTAEIGMTENVGDSGLRFEIWFRRRKSQDTFILQAGSAEVKAVWTAIIGKILWRQALRNRALRMQEMVSMGIGSKPFMDIKPSDAAISDRAIDYIMKGSESRTRASIAVSSFEHATSFKRPHSTISNSSTSSSSSQSSSSLLGSLNLHLYSSPSHPHTHPYPMTGVPSFAQWPYDCIEEDELEQDTGSQPSMITESSETSSQCTSSDSVTGLSTLTIPGHSGIVTDSYNNNNNNNDPPSFLCTSTPPSSIVSPSIFQKEEDLQPQGTKFITAL; this comes from the exons ATGCTGTCACTGGGCAAAATGCACTCCAGAGCTAAGTCCCGGAGTTGTGACAACTACCTGAGTATTAAG gaCGCTGAGTCTTTGGACAACTGTATCCAGAGCACTTTGTCAGCTCTGTACCGACCCTTCAGTGCCACCGCTGCCACTGTCCTGTGGCAGCTCTTCAGTGTTGTGGAAAGGCAGTACAGAGGAGACGGCCTCCGCTGCCTCATTGACTTCTTGCTTCCTGCCAAGAGGATCCTGCAGATAATCCAACAAGAAACTTGT gtGAGGTTCAGGGGATTGCTCTTCTATCATGAGGGGTGGCCTCTCTGCATCCACGACAAAGTCACCCTGCAGCTCGCCCCTCTGCACAAAGTGCGACTAAAGCAAGGAGACTTCTACCTACAGATAGTTCCTTTAGGCCGCAAGACTGCCAAGCTAGTGATAAAATGTTTGTCAGCCAGTGGACAGGCCATTACAGAAATCCCCATTGCAGAGAGCATGTATGGCAGTGTCTTCACAGCTGAGTTCTTGCAGAATGTAACACGTGACCGAAACCTGCACCCACTACAGAACTGTCTGCTTACCACTGGTACGGCGGTGTACAGGACGCCGTGGAAGAACGTGGTCAACCCcctgtttgtcagcagcatgTCGGATCCCATCATGCAAGCACACTGTAGCAGAGGTGGCTTCCGTGGCCATCTCAGCACCTGCAGCACCAGTGGATCCACAGGGACTCTGGACAGCCACCGCAGTTCCAGAGAGTCCCTGCACTCTCAGGGAGCTGACTCCATCTTCTCTGAGCCCACCTCCCCAAACCACATGGACCCCAGCAGTGAGACCCACCGTGTCAGGGCGCAGGAAACTGCTACACCCATCATTAAAATTGAAAGATCCACTGAAGAGTGTGGGACAGGACAAGGAACAGGAGATagtggtgggagagagagagccccAGGGTCCAAGATGCTCTCTTTTAGCACTGACCTCAGTAACCCAGGCCTTCGACACCGTCTTCCAAGGGACTCCGTAGCCTTTGAGAGCAGGAGACTTTTCAGGAAATCTTACATGGAGGCCCTCCAAAACCCCATGAGCCTCGGATCCAGCTCCGAATCCATCCTGGAGGAAAGCCCAGAGCAcagtgctggcctgagagaaaGAACGGTGACACCAGGTAGCAGCCCCGACACCCGGACCTCCTCCAGAGAACTCTTATCTCGGAGGCTAGGGAGCCGGGGCTGGCTCAGTGGTGACGACTCTAGGCCCAGCACACCTTTACTTTACTTACAGAGGGGGTTGAGGAGTGCAGAGAGACGGGCAGAAAGACGTTCAAAGTCACTGGAGAGGACGAACAAGGCAGGTCAGGTTAAAGGCCACCGGGAACGATCCTCTTCTGGAGGCTCAGTTAGCATCTCCCCCAAAAAGCTGATGAATGGCTACGCTCTTCGTTTTGGGAAGCTGGATGTCGAGGCAGCTTTTCCTGGCTctgagaggagaagcagcaaaGAGGAGTCAG GACAACGTGGTGACACTATCAGCAGTGAGAGCAGGCGGCACAGGCATAGTGGAGAAGAGTTACACAGTCCTAAAGCTGCCAACGGGACGGCCATGAGGTTGGCTTCGGTATCGTGTTCTTCCTATGAGAGGAACTCAACCCTCGCCAGACTGGTGTCAGATGTCAATCAAGAGCTGCTTACATCGGGGGCTGTCATCTTGCCAG GAAACATGGATCGCAGTGGGAGGGCAGTGCTGCAGGTGTGCACAAGGGCTCAGGTGTGGGCGGGTGAGAGTTGCACGGTCAATGACCTCACCTGTTTATTGGGCTACTACTACCACACGCTGCG gaaagaaagGCGTGATCAAGGTCTATCTGTTGTAATAGATagcaggaggcagcagcctGTTCCAGCTCTGTTGTCATCTCTGTCTGAATTGCAG GCATTAGTACCAAATGCACTTTACTCGATTCTGTTCTTGGTGGACAAGGAGGCAGCAGCCAAACCTGAGAGAGACATCAATGTACAG ACTGAGACACTGTCATCTCTGAAAGCCCTCCTGAAGCACATCGACCAAACTCAGCTGACACGAGACCTGGAGGGCACCTTCCACTACGACCACAACCACTGGATCCACTTCAGGCAG AAAATTGAACCATTTGCCAGCAGTTGCAGTGCAGCCATCTCCTCCCTCCAGGAGTCTATCAGCACactgagcaacagcagcaacctgAAGACCTCGAAG GAGGTGTCTGAGGTGATGGAACAGCAGAGGGATCTCATGAAGTGTGTACTAGAAGACACTCGCCTGAACAGACTGCGTTTAGAAGGAGGCACTGTCCTTGCCCGCATCAGGAGGGAAGAGGCCTGTGAGAATGAAAACTACAG AGATGCTGTCGACATGTTGAATGCACTGTACAACCAAGTAGATGAAGAAGTCCATAAACTTGTGATCCTATCCAACAAGTCTCAGAAACAGTTAGAGAACCTGTTGGAGGTACGCAAGTTtgaagagcaaacacagcag GTCAAACTCTGGTtcagtggagagggagagaagcaaCTCACTCCTCTGGAATCGCTAACTCTGTCTGCGGCCAAAATtaaggagatgagagagagctTGGAGCAGTTTCTGGAGGAGTCAGTG CACCAGCAGAGGCATGGCCTGCAGCTGGTGAAAGAGTCTCCAGAGTCCCTTCCGGGTTCTGTCCTCCTTGACTTTAAGCAACATCTGGGCTCCATCTTAagcagagtggagaggaggaaggccCAGCTAGACATCCTGACCAACCTGTATGAATTCTATGACTCA GCAAACCAATGGATGGAGCACTGCaaggattattttcatcacCTGAGTCTGGACAGTACAGGTGTCAGCCTTTCCTCATCTGTGGTGCAGATCCTGCAGGATTACTACGCCGAGGCATCCAAGTTCTCCATGGACAACTTCAGCACCCTCAATGACATGGTGATCTCCTTGGAGAGtccccagcagctgcagcagtggaatACAGTGTGGCACAAATGTCAGCAGACCAAACAGCAGTTGGAAGAGGCTTTAGCCCGAGCCACCACAGCAGCCCCGATCTCCACAGCTGGTGATCCGGTGACTGCAGAAAGTCAGACTGCCTCTCCAGAACTGCATGGAGCTAACGCATGTGTGCTTTTACCTGGGGCAATTACACCCTTACCTTTTGAGGACAACAAGCCTCACTCTGCTGAGCCTTTCTCCAAGAGCCCCACCAGttcagtctcctcctcttcgcATTTCATTTTCCCCACCGACTGTGACAGCAAACTGAGGCAGAGTCCGTCTATGTTTGACGACACGGACAGCGACTGCACCGTCGACTCAACCATCTCCTGCCAATCGGAGCCCGTCTACTCCGGGGCCGCCCGCCTCCGCAAGCAGCCAATGAAGAAGATCATGAAGAAGACCATGAGCTATGAGCTGACCCCAAGGGACAGTGGTCACTCAGATGTCAGCCACATTCATGGCTACACGGGTGTGTATATCAAGGGTTTGGAGGTGGCTAATAACGTGtctgcagagaagaagctgcagaggcCCGATGTGACGAGCCCCGCGTTAggacgcagcagcagcatgtctaCGCCCTCCAGGGTCCACGTCAGACGCAGTGACGGAGATGGCAAGAAACAGAGCAG TAAAGTGCAGCACATCATGGATGAGATGATTTCCACAGAGAGGGAGTATGTCCGCTCTCTCAGCTACATCATTGAGCACTATTTCCCTGAAATGGAGCGCCTGGACTTGCCCCAGGACCTGCGGGGAAAGCGCAGCATCATTTTTGGGAATGTGGAGAAGCTGTGGGACTTCCACAGCCAGTACTTCCTGAAGGATCTGGAGTCATGTGCCCACTCCCCGCTGTCCATCAGTAGCTGTTTTCTCAGACAT GAGGATCAGTTTGGAATGTATGCTCTGTACAGCAAGAATAAGCCCCAGTCCGACGCTCTGCTCAGCAGCCACGGGAACGAATTCTTTAAG AATAAGCAGATGGAGCTCGGGGACAAGATGGACCTGGCGTCCTACTTGCTGAAGCCCATCCAGAGGATGAGTAAATATGCACTGTTGCTCAAAGACCTGATCAAGGAGTGCAGTCAGTCCCAGGAGCAGGAGCTGAGCGATCTCCGCACGGCAGAGGAGATGGTCAAGTTTCAGCTTCGCCATGGCAATGATCTGCTGGCTATGGATGCTATTCGGGGCTGTGAT GTGAACCTGAAGGAGCAGGGTCAACTCCGCTGCCAGGATGAGTTCATCGTCTGGTGCGGACGGAGGAAATACCTCCGCCACGTCTTCTTGTTTGAAGACCTCATCCTCTTCAGCAAGACCAAAAAGATTGAAGGAGGATATGACATTTACATCTATAAACAGTCCTTCAAA ACAGCAGAGATAGGCATGACTGAAAATGTTGGCGACAGCGGCCTACGTTTTGAGATTTGGTTCCGTCGGAGGAAGTCACAGGACACATTTATACTCCAAGCCGGCTCGGCGGAGGTCAAGGCTGTGTGGACTGCCATCATAGGGAAGATTCTGTGGAGGCAGGCGCTCAGGAACAGAG CGTTGCGCATGCAGGAAATGGTGTCCATGGGAATTGGAAGCAAACCTTTCATGGACATCAAGCCAAGCGATGCAGCTATCAGTGACAGAGCCATTGACTATATCATGAAAGGGTCAG AGTCTAGGACCAGGGCATCCATCGCCGTGTCTTCGTTTGAACACGCCACTTCCTTCAAGAGACCTCACTCCACCATCTCCaacagcagcacctcctcctccagcagccagTCGTCCTCCTCCCTGCTGGGCTCACTCAATCTCCATCTTTACTCCTCGccctctcacccacacacacatccgtaCCCAATGACCGGCGTTCCCTCCTTTGCCCAGTGGCCCTATGATTGCATAGAGGAGGATGAGCTGGAGCAGGACACTGGCAGCCAGCCCTCCATGA TCACTGAGAGCTCAGAGACATCTTCCCAGTGTACCTCCAGTGACAGTGTAACAGGGCTGAGCACCCTCACTATACCAGGGCACTCTGGTATCGTCACAGActcctacaacaacaacaacaacaacaacgacccCCCCTCGTTCCTGTGCACCTCcacacctccctcctccataGTGTCTCCTTCAATATTCCAGAAAGAGGAAGACCTCCAACCCCAGGGCACGAAGTTCATCACAGCA TTGTGA
- the plekhg4b gene encoding pleckstrin homology domain-containing family G member 4B isoform X4, with translation MYGSVFTAEFLQNVTRDRNLHPLQNCLLTTGTAVYRTPWKNVVNPLFVSSMSDPIMQAHCSRGGFRGHLSTCSTSGSTGTLDSHRSSRESLHSQGADSIFSEPTSPNHMDPSSETHRVRAQETATPIIKIERSTEECGTGQGTGDSGGRERAPGSKMLSFSTDLSNPGLRHRLPRDSVAFESRRLFRKSYMEALQNPMSLGSSSESILEESPEHSAGLRERTVTPGSSPDTRTSSRELLSRRLGSRGWLSGDDSRPSTPLLYLQRGLRSAERRAERRSKSLERTNKAGQVKGHRERSSSGGSVSISPKKLMNGYALRFGKLDVEAAFPGSERRSSKEESGQRGDTISSESRRHRHSGEELHSPKAANGTAMRLASVSCSSYERNSTLARLVSDVNQELLTSGAVILPGNMDRSGRAVLQVCTRAQVWAGESCTVNDLTCLLGYYYHTLRKERRDQGLSVVIDSRRQQPVPALLSSLSELQALVPNALYSILFLVDKEAAAKPERDINVQTETLSSLKALLKHIDQTQLTRDLEGTFHYDHNHWIHFRQKIEPFASSCSAAISSLQESISTLSNSSNLKTSKEVSEVMEQQRDLMKCVLEDTRLNRLRLEGGTVLARIRREEACENENYRDAVDMLNALYNQVDEEVHKLVILSNKSQKQLENLLEVRKFEEQTQQVKLWFSGEGEKQLTPLESLTLSAAKIKEMRESLEQFLEESVHQQRHGLQLVKESPESLPGSVLLDFKQHLGSILSRVERRKAQLDILTNLYEFYDSANQWMEHCKDYFHHLSLDSTGVSLSSSVVQILQDYYAEASKFSMDNFSTLNDMVISLESPQQLQQWNTVWHKCQQTKQQLEEALARATTAAPISTAGDPVTAESQTASPELHGANACVLLPGAITPLPFEDNKPHSAEPFSKSPTSSVSSSSHFIFPTDCDSKLRQSPSMFDDTDSDCTVDSTISCQSEPVYSGAARLRKQPMKKIMKKTMSYELTPRDSGHSDVSHIHGYTGVYIKGLEVANNVSAEKKLQRPDVTSPALGRSSSMSTPSRVHVRRSDGDGKKQSSKVQHIMDEMISTEREYVRSLSYIIEHYFPEMERLDLPQDLRGKRSIIFGNVEKLWDFHSQYFLKDLESCAHSPLSISSCFLRHEDQFGMYALYSKNKPQSDALLSSHGNEFFKNKQMELGDKMDLASYLLKPIQRMSKYALLLKDLIKECSQSQEQELSDLRTAEEMVKFQLRHGNDLLAMDAIRGCDVNLKEQGQLRCQDEFIVWCGRRKYLRHVFLFEDLILFSKTKKIEGGYDIYIYKQSFKTAEIGMTENVGDSGLRFEIWFRRRKSQDTFILQAGSAEVKAVWTAIIGKILWRQALRNRALRMQEMVSMGIGSKPFMDIKPSDAAISDRAIDYIMKGSESRTRASIAVSSFEHATSFKRPHSTISNSSTSSSSSQSSSSLLGSLNLHLYSSPSHPHTHPYPMTGVPSFAQWPYDCIEEDELEQDTGSQPSMITESSETSSQCTSSDSVTGLSTLTIPGHSGIVTDSYNNNNNNNDPPSFLCTSTPPSSIVSPSIFQKEEDLQPQGTKFITASKTSHIAVGLSTVV, from the exons ATGTATGGCAGTGTCTTCACAGCTGAGTTCTTGCAGAATGTAACACGTGACCGAAACCTGCACCCACTACAGAACTGTCTGCTTACCACTGGTACGGCGGTGTACAGGACGCCGTGGAAGAACGTGGTCAACCCcctgtttgtcagcagcatgTCGGATCCCATCATGCAAGCACACTGTAGCAGAGGTGGCTTCCGTGGCCATCTCAGCACCTGCAGCACCAGTGGATCCACAGGGACTCTGGACAGCCACCGCAGTTCCAGAGAGTCCCTGCACTCTCAGGGAGCTGACTCCATCTTCTCTGAGCCCACCTCCCCAAACCACATGGACCCCAGCAGTGAGACCCACCGTGTCAGGGCGCAGGAAACTGCTACACCCATCATTAAAATTGAAAGATCCACTGAAGAGTGTGGGACAGGACAAGGAACAGGAGATagtggtgggagagagagagccccAGGGTCCAAGATGCTCTCTTTTAGCACTGACCTCAGTAACCCAGGCCTTCGACACCGTCTTCCAAGGGACTCCGTAGCCTTTGAGAGCAGGAGACTTTTCAGGAAATCTTACATGGAGGCCCTCCAAAACCCCATGAGCCTCGGATCCAGCTCCGAATCCATCCTGGAGGAAAGCCCAGAGCAcagtgctggcctgagagaaaGAACGGTGACACCAGGTAGCAGCCCCGACACCCGGACCTCCTCCAGAGAACTCTTATCTCGGAGGCTAGGGAGCCGGGGCTGGCTCAGTGGTGACGACTCTAGGCCCAGCACACCTTTACTTTACTTACAGAGGGGGTTGAGGAGTGCAGAGAGACGGGCAGAAAGACGTTCAAAGTCACTGGAGAGGACGAACAAGGCAGGTCAGGTTAAAGGCCACCGGGAACGATCCTCTTCTGGAGGCTCAGTTAGCATCTCCCCCAAAAAGCTGATGAATGGCTACGCTCTTCGTTTTGGGAAGCTGGATGTCGAGGCAGCTTTTCCTGGCTctgagaggagaagcagcaaaGAGGAGTCAG GACAACGTGGTGACACTATCAGCAGTGAGAGCAGGCGGCACAGGCATAGTGGAGAAGAGTTACACAGTCCTAAAGCTGCCAACGGGACGGCCATGAGGTTGGCTTCGGTATCGTGTTCTTCCTATGAGAGGAACTCAACCCTCGCCAGACTGGTGTCAGATGTCAATCAAGAGCTGCTTACATCGGGGGCTGTCATCTTGCCAG GAAACATGGATCGCAGTGGGAGGGCAGTGCTGCAGGTGTGCACAAGGGCTCAGGTGTGGGCGGGTGAGAGTTGCACGGTCAATGACCTCACCTGTTTATTGGGCTACTACTACCACACGCTGCG gaaagaaagGCGTGATCAAGGTCTATCTGTTGTAATAGATagcaggaggcagcagcctGTTCCAGCTCTGTTGTCATCTCTGTCTGAATTGCAG GCATTAGTACCAAATGCACTTTACTCGATTCTGTTCTTGGTGGACAAGGAGGCAGCAGCCAAACCTGAGAGAGACATCAATGTACAG ACTGAGACACTGTCATCTCTGAAAGCCCTCCTGAAGCACATCGACCAAACTCAGCTGACACGAGACCTGGAGGGCACCTTCCACTACGACCACAACCACTGGATCCACTTCAGGCAG AAAATTGAACCATTTGCCAGCAGTTGCAGTGCAGCCATCTCCTCCCTCCAGGAGTCTATCAGCACactgagcaacagcagcaacctgAAGACCTCGAAG GAGGTGTCTGAGGTGATGGAACAGCAGAGGGATCTCATGAAGTGTGTACTAGAAGACACTCGCCTGAACAGACTGCGTTTAGAAGGAGGCACTGTCCTTGCCCGCATCAGGAGGGAAGAGGCCTGTGAGAATGAAAACTACAG AGATGCTGTCGACATGTTGAATGCACTGTACAACCAAGTAGATGAAGAAGTCCATAAACTTGTGATCCTATCCAACAAGTCTCAGAAACAGTTAGAGAACCTGTTGGAGGTACGCAAGTTtgaagagcaaacacagcag GTCAAACTCTGGTtcagtggagagggagagaagcaaCTCACTCCTCTGGAATCGCTAACTCTGTCTGCGGCCAAAATtaaggagatgagagagagctTGGAGCAGTTTCTGGAGGAGTCAGTG CACCAGCAGAGGCATGGCCTGCAGCTGGTGAAAGAGTCTCCAGAGTCCCTTCCGGGTTCTGTCCTCCTTGACTTTAAGCAACATCTGGGCTCCATCTTAagcagagtggagaggaggaaggccCAGCTAGACATCCTGACCAACCTGTATGAATTCTATGACTCA GCAAACCAATGGATGGAGCACTGCaaggattattttcatcacCTGAGTCTGGACAGTACAGGTGTCAGCCTTTCCTCATCTGTGGTGCAGATCCTGCAGGATTACTACGCCGAGGCATCCAAGTTCTCCATGGACAACTTCAGCACCCTCAATGACATGGTGATCTCCTTGGAGAGtccccagcagctgcagcagtggaatACAGTGTGGCACAAATGTCAGCAGACCAAACAGCAGTTGGAAGAGGCTTTAGCCCGAGCCACCACAGCAGCCCCGATCTCCACAGCTGGTGATCCGGTGACTGCAGAAAGTCAGACTGCCTCTCCAGAACTGCATGGAGCTAACGCATGTGTGCTTTTACCTGGGGCAATTACACCCTTACCTTTTGAGGACAACAAGCCTCACTCTGCTGAGCCTTTCTCCAAGAGCCCCACCAGttcagtctcctcctcttcgcATTTCATTTTCCCCACCGACTGTGACAGCAAACTGAGGCAGAGTCCGTCTATGTTTGACGACACGGACAGCGACTGCACCGTCGACTCAACCATCTCCTGCCAATCGGAGCCCGTCTACTCCGGGGCCGCCCGCCTCCGCAAGCAGCCAATGAAGAAGATCATGAAGAAGACCATGAGCTATGAGCTGACCCCAAGGGACAGTGGTCACTCAGATGTCAGCCACATTCATGGCTACACGGGTGTGTATATCAAGGGTTTGGAGGTGGCTAATAACGTGtctgcagagaagaagctgcagaggcCCGATGTGACGAGCCCCGCGTTAggacgcagcagcagcatgtctaCGCCCTCCAGGGTCCACGTCAGACGCAGTGACGGAGATGGCAAGAAACAGAGCAG TAAAGTGCAGCACATCATGGATGAGATGATTTCCACAGAGAGGGAGTATGTCCGCTCTCTCAGCTACATCATTGAGCACTATTTCCCTGAAATGGAGCGCCTGGACTTGCCCCAGGACCTGCGGGGAAAGCGCAGCATCATTTTTGGGAATGTGGAGAAGCTGTGGGACTTCCACAGCCAGTACTTCCTGAAGGATCTGGAGTCATGTGCCCACTCCCCGCTGTCCATCAGTAGCTGTTTTCTCAGACAT GAGGATCAGTTTGGAATGTATGCTCTGTACAGCAAGAATAAGCCCCAGTCCGACGCTCTGCTCAGCAGCCACGGGAACGAATTCTTTAAG AATAAGCAGATGGAGCTCGGGGACAAGATGGACCTGGCGTCCTACTTGCTGAAGCCCATCCAGAGGATGAGTAAATATGCACTGTTGCTCAAAGACCTGATCAAGGAGTGCAGTCAGTCCCAGGAGCAGGAGCTGAGCGATCTCCGCACGGCAGAGGAGATGGTCAAGTTTCAGCTTCGCCATGGCAATGATCTGCTGGCTATGGATGCTATTCGGGGCTGTGAT GTGAACCTGAAGGAGCAGGGTCAACTCCGCTGCCAGGATGAGTTCATCGTCTGGTGCGGACGGAGGAAATACCTCCGCCACGTCTTCTTGTTTGAAGACCTCATCCTCTTCAGCAAGACCAAAAAGATTGAAGGAGGATATGACATTTACATCTATAAACAGTCCTTCAAA ACAGCAGAGATAGGCATGACTGAAAATGTTGGCGACAGCGGCCTACGTTTTGAGATTTGGTTCCGTCGGAGGAAGTCACAGGACACATTTATACTCCAAGCCGGCTCGGCGGAGGTCAAGGCTGTGTGGACTGCCATCATAGGGAAGATTCTGTGGAGGCAGGCGCTCAGGAACAGAG CGTTGCGCATGCAGGAAATGGTGTCCATGGGAATTGGAAGCAAACCTTTCATGGACATCAAGCCAAGCGATGCAGCTATCAGTGACAGAGCCATTGACTATATCATGAAAGGGTCAG AGTCTAGGACCAGGGCATCCATCGCCGTGTCTTCGTTTGAACACGCCACTTCCTTCAAGAGACCTCACTCCACCATCTCCaacagcagcacctcctcctccagcagccagTCGTCCTCCTCCCTGCTGGGCTCACTCAATCTCCATCTTTACTCCTCGccctctcacccacacacacatccgtaCCCAATGACCGGCGTTCCCTCCTTTGCCCAGTGGCCCTATGATTGCATAGAGGAGGATGAGCTGGAGCAGGACACTGGCAGCCAGCCCTCCATGA TCACTGAGAGCTCAGAGACATCTTCCCAGTGTACCTCCAGTGACAGTGTAACAGGGCTGAGCACCCTCACTATACCAGGGCACTCTGGTATCGTCACAGActcctacaacaacaacaacaacaacaacgacccCCCCTCGTTCCTGTGCACCTCcacacctccctcctccataGTGTCTCCTTCAATATTCCAGAAAGAGGAAGACCTCCAACCCCAGGGCACGAAGTTCATCACAGCA AGCAAGACCTCTCATATAGCAGTAGGCCTCTCTACTGTGGTCTGA